Proteins encoded in a region of the Frondihabitans sp. 762G35 genome:
- the add gene encoding adenosine deaminase, whose amino-acid sequence MTTGTETDTVVRDLTALPKAHLHLHMEAAIRPETLTAMGDELGIVVPMIKDFDDFTQFSDTYRGMLAVLAREENLYRLIDESLEDCAREGVVYVEFGASPQFYTETFGSAEKALEAMIDRCRTTGDRLGVEVGLMITVDRTESVADANELARLAAAFAGRGVVSLGLANDERGNPAERYEEAFRIARDAGLLSTPHAGELAGPDQIEAALDALGADRILHGVTAVQSAELMARLARDGICLDVCPTSNLLLSVIDEIDAHPLRQLLDAGVRCSINADDPILFGPNILAEYQLARDVLALTDEELAACAWSSVECGGGSAALKERAKSDIAAWLA is encoded by the coding sequence TTGACCACCGGCACAGAGACCGACACGGTCGTCCGCGACCTCACCGCCCTCCCCAAGGCGCACCTCCACCTCCACATGGAGGCGGCGATCCGGCCCGAGACCCTCACGGCCATGGGCGACGAGCTCGGCATCGTCGTACCGATGATCAAGGACTTCGACGACTTCACGCAGTTCAGCGACACCTACCGCGGGATGCTCGCCGTCCTCGCCCGGGAGGAGAACCTCTACCGGCTCATCGACGAGTCGCTGGAGGACTGCGCCCGCGAGGGCGTCGTCTACGTGGAGTTCGGGGCGAGCCCGCAGTTCTACACGGAGACCTTCGGGTCCGCCGAGAAGGCCCTGGAGGCGATGATCGACCGCTGCCGGACCACGGGCGACCGCCTCGGGGTCGAGGTCGGCCTCATGATCACCGTCGACCGCACCGAGAGCGTCGCCGACGCGAACGAGCTCGCCCGCCTCGCCGCCGCCTTCGCCGGCCGCGGGGTCGTCTCCCTCGGACTCGCGAACGACGAGCGCGGCAACCCGGCCGAGCGCTACGAGGAGGCGTTCCGGATCGCGAGGGACGCCGGCCTCCTCTCGACGCCCCACGCCGGGGAGCTCGCCGGGCCCGACCAGATCGAGGCGGCCCTCGACGCGCTCGGCGCCGACCGGATCCTGCACGGCGTCACGGCCGTCCAGAGCGCCGAGCTGATGGCGCGCCTCGCGCGCGACGGGATCTGCCTCGACGTCTGCCCGACCTCGAACCTCCTGCTCTCGGTGATCGACGAGATCGACGCCCACCCGCTGCGCCAGCTGCTCGACGCGGGGGTGCGGTGCTCGATCAACGCCGACGACCCGATCCTCTTCGGCCCGAACATCCTGGCCGAGTACCAGCTCGCCCGCGACGTCCTCGCCCTCACCGACGAGGAGCTCGCCGCCTGCGCGTGGAGCTCCGTCGAATGCGGCGGCGGTTCGGCGGCGCTCAAGGAGCGCGCGAAGTCGGACATCGCGGCGTGGCTCGCGTGA
- a CDS encoding nucleoside phosphorylase produces MSGDGFAGVDKSAVGLGERQYHIGVAPGEVSTVALLPGDPFRVPLVAEFLTDVTEVAHQREHRTLVGTYKGRRITATSTGMGCPSTAIAAEELIRVGVTSLIRVGSSAGLQEGVEPGDLLVSEGTLRNDGTTAAYVHPGYPAVPDLRITMSLDTIARAMAEGADWSVHSGLNASDDAFYAEGPEWIGELNRLGILNVEMESSALYVVARQRGVRAGMICAASSNLVTGASVYGDTKKKLQEGWMRSIEVALETAVALEL; encoded by the coding sequence GTGAGCGGAGACGGGTTCGCCGGAGTCGACAAGTCCGCCGTCGGCCTGGGCGAGCGCCAGTACCATATCGGCGTCGCCCCGGGCGAGGTGTCGACCGTGGCGCTGCTGCCGGGCGACCCGTTCCGGGTGCCGCTCGTCGCGGAGTTCCTCACCGACGTGACGGAGGTGGCGCACCAGCGCGAGCACCGCACCCTCGTCGGCACCTACAAGGGCCGACGGATCACCGCGACCTCCACCGGCATGGGCTGCCCGTCGACCGCGATCGCGGCGGAGGAGCTGATCCGCGTCGGCGTCACCTCGCTCATCCGGGTCGGCTCGTCGGCCGGGCTCCAGGAGGGCGTCGAACCCGGCGACCTGCTCGTCTCCGAAGGGACGCTCCGCAACGACGGGACGACCGCGGCCTACGTGCACCCGGGCTACCCCGCCGTCCCCGACCTGCGCATCACCATGTCGCTCGACACGATCGCCCGCGCGATGGCGGAAGGAGCCGACTGGTCGGTCCACTCGGGTCTCAACGCCAGCGACGACGCGTTCTACGCCGAAGGCCCGGAGTGGATCGGAGAGCTCAACCGCCTCGGGATCCTCAACGTGGAGATGGAGAGCAGCGCCCTCTACGTCGTCGCCCGGCAGCGCGGCGTCCGCGCCGGCATGATCTGCGCCGCGTCGAGCAACCTCGTCACCGGAGCCAGTGTCTACGGCGACACGAAGAAGAAGCTCCAGGAGGGCTGGATGCGCTCCATCGAGGTCGCGCTCGAGACCGCCGTCGCCCTGGAGCTGTGA
- a CDS encoding 8-oxoguanine deaminase — protein MRRLVVEGAYVATVDRSSREFDGGHVVVDDSRIVAVGDGPAPAWAVEGRMPGGGSGSGSVSGSVSVERVDARGHLLTPGLINTHHHLYQWLTRGIAQDSILFDWLVALYPTWARIDEPLVEAGAAAALAVLARSGCTTVGDHHYVFPQGSGDILAGIVRAAGAVGVRLHATRGSMDLGSSQGGLPPDFAVETTDAALLASADAVERFHDPSADARVQIAIAPCSPFSVTSDLLREAAVLGRSLGVRLHTHGSETVEEDAFCLERFGRTPTQYLEDLGWLGDDVWMAHCVHLDDHAISRFAATGTGVAHCPSSNARLAAGIAPVPQLLRAGVPVGLGVDGSASNESGQLGSEIRQAVLLNRLRAGADGFSVRDGLGLATIGGARVLGRERDLGSIEVGKLADLALWRIDGVEFAGIADPVAALGLGALPPVARLWVGGETVVDGGALAGADEGLLAEAAARASRELAARV, from the coding sequence ATGCGGCGCCTGGTCGTCGAGGGGGCGTACGTCGCGACCGTCGACCGGTCCTCCCGCGAGTTCGACGGCGGACACGTCGTCGTCGACGACTCGCGCATCGTCGCGGTGGGCGACGGGCCGGCACCGGCCTGGGCCGTGGAGGGCAGGATGCCCGGGGGCGGCTCCGGCTCCGGCTCCGTCTCCGGTTCCGTCTCCGTCGAGCGGGTCGACGCCCGCGGCCACCTGCTGACGCCCGGCCTGATCAACACCCACCACCACCTCTACCAGTGGCTCACCCGCGGGATCGCGCAGGACAGCATCCTGTTCGACTGGCTCGTCGCCCTCTACCCGACCTGGGCGCGCATCGACGAGCCCCTCGTGGAGGCCGGCGCCGCCGCCGCCCTCGCGGTCCTGGCCCGCTCGGGGTGCACGACCGTCGGCGACCACCACTACGTCTTCCCGCAGGGCTCCGGCGACATCCTCGCCGGCATCGTCCGGGCGGCAGGAGCCGTCGGCGTCCGCCTCCACGCCACCCGCGGCTCCATGGACCTCGGCTCCTCGCAGGGCGGCCTGCCGCCGGACTTCGCCGTCGAGACCACCGATGCCGCCCTCCTCGCCTCCGCCGACGCCGTCGAGCGCTTCCACGACCCGTCGGCCGACGCCCGCGTGCAGATCGCGATCGCCCCGTGCTCGCCGTTCTCCGTGACGTCGGACCTCCTGCGGGAGGCCGCCGTCCTCGGTCGCTCGCTCGGCGTGCGACTCCACACGCACGGCTCGGAGACCGTCGAGGAGGACGCCTTCTGCCTCGAACGGTTCGGCAGGACGCCCACCCAGTACCTCGAGGATCTCGGCTGGCTCGGCGACGACGTCTGGATGGCCCACTGCGTGCACCTCGACGACCACGCCATCTCCCGATTCGCCGCCACGGGCACGGGCGTCGCCCACTGCCCGTCGTCGAACGCGCGACTCGCGGCCGGGATCGCGCCGGTGCCGCAGCTCCTGCGAGCCGGTGTCCCGGTCGGTCTCGGCGTCGACGGGTCCGCCTCGAACGAGTCGGGGCAGCTCGGCAGCGAGATCCGGCAGGCCGTTCTCCTCAACCGGCTGCGCGCCGGAGCCGACGGTTTCTCCGTCCGCGACGGCCTCGGCCTCGCGACCATCGGGGGCGCGCGCGTGCTCGGTCGCGAGCGCGACCTCGGCTCGATCGAGGTCGGCAAGCTCGCCGACCTGGCCCTGTGGCGGATCGACGGCGTCGAGTTCGCCGGCATCGCCGACCCCGTGGCCGCTCTCGGGCTCGGTGCGCTGCCGCCGGTCGCGCGGCTCTGGGTCGGCGGCGAGACGGTGGTCGACGGGGGTGCGCTCGCCGGCGCCGACGAGGGGTTGCTCGCCGAGGCCGCCGCGCGCGCGTCACGGGAGCTGGCGGCGAGGGTCTAG
- a CDS encoding dienelactone hydrolase family protein, with amino-acid sequence MTDVVLFHHALGLTPGVIAFADELRLAGHLVRTPDLFEGRTFDSIDEGLAYVDGIGFSTVIDRAAELVDDLPVDVVYAGFSLGVVPAQYLAQTRAGASGALFYYSCVPVTEFGDSWPAAVPVQVHGMDRDPFFAEEGDIDAARDLVAQAEDGELFVYEGDQHYFADRTLPSYREEAATLLLARSLDFLARR; translated from the coding sequence TTGACCGACGTCGTCCTCTTCCACCACGCCCTCGGGCTCACCCCCGGCGTGATCGCCTTCGCCGATGAGCTGCGCCTCGCCGGGCACCTCGTGCGCACCCCCGACCTCTTCGAGGGCCGCACCTTCGACTCGATCGACGAGGGCCTCGCCTACGTCGACGGCATCGGATTCTCGACGGTCATCGATCGAGCCGCGGAGCTCGTCGACGACCTGCCCGTCGACGTCGTCTACGCCGGCTTCTCGCTCGGGGTCGTGCCCGCGCAGTACCTGGCGCAGACGCGGGCCGGGGCATCCGGCGCCCTCTTCTACTACTCGTGCGTCCCCGTGACGGAGTTCGGCGACTCCTGGCCCGCCGCGGTGCCGGTCCAGGTGCACGGGATGGACAGGGACCCCTTCTTCGCCGAGGAGGGCGACATCGACGCCGCGCGCGACCTCGTCGCCCAGGCCGAGGACGGCGAGCTCTTCGTCTACGAGGGCGACCAGCACTACTTCGCCGACCGGACGCTCCCGTCATACCGCGAGGAGGCGGCGACGCTGCTCCTCGCGCGGTCGCTGGACTTCCTGGCGCGACGGTAG
- a CDS encoding NAD-dependent epimerase/dehydratase family protein, whose amino-acid sequence MTDPTLPTVLIAGCGDLGIETGRRFAALGHRVVGLRRDASKIPAPLHGVSIDLRREIPEVTPDVGIVVVAVAAGERSAEAYRATYLDGLRNVLDGVERAGVSPRILLVSSTAVYDVDDGSVVDESTPATSAAPTATVLRETEELLAERAPGGVILRLGGIYGPGRDRTFTQVREGRARIPAVPRHLNHLHRDDAAEAIVHLTTRVEDPAPLYLGVDDDPADVGETLAFIARELDLPEPFRESAAEGGRAGGPGDKRCSNALLRSTGFMFAYPSYREGYPPLLRGE is encoded by the coding sequence ATGACAGACCCGACCCTCCCCACCGTGCTGATCGCAGGATGCGGCGACCTCGGCATCGAGACCGGCCGCCGGTTCGCCGCGCTCGGGCACCGGGTCGTCGGCCTCCGCCGCGACGCGTCGAAGATCCCCGCTCCGCTCCACGGGGTCTCGATCGACCTGCGTCGGGAGATCCCCGAGGTGACGCCCGACGTCGGCATCGTCGTCGTCGCGGTGGCGGCGGGCGAGCGGAGCGCCGAGGCCTATCGGGCGACGTACCTCGACGGGCTCCGGAACGTGCTCGACGGGGTGGAGCGCGCGGGGGTGAGCCCGCGGATCCTGCTGGTGTCGTCGACCGCCGTCTACGACGTCGACGACGGGAGCGTCGTCGACGAGTCGACGCCCGCGACCTCCGCGGCACCGACCGCGACCGTGCTGCGCGAGACGGAGGAGCTGCTCGCCGAGCGCGCCCCCGGCGGCGTGATCCTCCGGCTGGGCGGAATCTACGGACCCGGTCGCGACCGCACCTTCACGCAGGTGCGCGAGGGGCGGGCGCGCATCCCGGCCGTCCCGCGTCACCTCAACCACCTGCACCGCGACGACGCGGCCGAGGCGATCGTGCACCTGACGACGCGGGTCGAGGATCCTGCGCCCCTGTACCTCGGGGTCGACGACGACCCCGCCGACGTCGGCGAGACGCTGGCCTTCATCGCCCGGGAGCTCGACCTGCCCGAGCCGTTCCGCGAGTCGGCGGCGGAGGGCGGGCGTGCCGGTGGTCCCGGTGACAAGCGGTGCAGCAACGCGCTCCTCCGGTCGACGGGGTTCATGTTCGCCTATCCGAGCTACCGCGAGGGGTATCCGCCGCTGCTGCGGGGCGAGTAG
- a CDS encoding GNAT family N-acetyltransferase, with the protein MGHTLVRPARAADAAGIAAVHVQAWREAYAHLLPGDFLASLDVQRRESGWATIIADGVTEVFVALDGTRIIGWASAGPGRDRDAVRTRELEGIYVVASAYGSGAGQQLLDAAVGNAAAYLWMAADNPRAEAFYRRNGFERDGEVKDELIGPARLAVVRMTR; encoded by the coding sequence ATGGGACACACTCTCGTCCGTCCGGCGCGTGCCGCTGACGCCGCCGGGATCGCCGCCGTCCACGTGCAGGCGTGGCGTGAGGCATACGCACACCTTCTGCCTGGAGACTTCCTCGCGTCGCTCGATGTTCAGCGACGCGAGTCCGGGTGGGCCACGATCATTGCCGATGGGGTCACAGAGGTGTTCGTCGCGTTGGATGGAACGAGGATCATCGGCTGGGCATCCGCAGGTCCGGGACGGGATCGGGACGCCGTACGCACGCGCGAACTCGAGGGTATTTACGTAGTGGCTTCCGCTTACGGTTCAGGTGCGGGGCAGCAACTCCTGGATGCGGCGGTCGGGAACGCCGCCGCCTATCTGTGGATGGCTGCGGACAATCCTCGTGCGGAAGCGTTCTACCGCCGGAACGGTTTCGAACGCGACGGCGAAGTCAAAGACGAATTGATCGGACCAGCCCGTCTCGCCGTCGTCCGGATGACTCGCTGA
- the pnuC gene encoding nicotinamide riboside transporter PnuC codes for MNVIRWLFDAQLVIGDQTILWREIVGNVFGLASALGGMRRRVWGWPVGIVGNALLFTVFLGAVFETPHPVNLLGQAGRQIMFIVVSIYGWWRWRQSRTDDGTAIEPRWAGARSRILLAVALVGGTAALTPLFRALGSYEPVWADAWIFTGSLLATYGMAKGWVEFWLIWVAVDIVGVPLLFGAGYYASGLMYIVYGAFTLTGFVVWARGRSRRRIQPAAADLGLIPR; via the coding sequence GTGAACGTGATCCGGTGGCTGTTCGACGCGCAGCTCGTGATCGGTGATCAGACGATCCTGTGGCGCGAGATAGTCGGCAACGTGTTCGGCCTCGCGAGCGCGCTGGGCGGCATGCGCCGACGCGTCTGGGGTTGGCCGGTCGGCATCGTCGGCAACGCTCTTCTTTTCACCGTGTTCCTCGGCGCCGTGTTCGAAACGCCTCACCCCGTCAACCTGCTCGGCCAGGCCGGCCGGCAGATCATGTTCATCGTCGTGTCGATCTACGGCTGGTGGCGCTGGCGGCAGAGCCGGACCGACGACGGGACCGCGATCGAGCCGCGCTGGGCCGGAGCGCGCTCTCGCATCCTGCTCGCCGTCGCCCTCGTCGGCGGCACCGCTGCGCTGACCCCGCTGTTCCGGGCCCTCGGTTCGTACGAGCCGGTCTGGGCGGACGCCTGGATCTTCACCGGCTCGCTCCTCGCCACCTACGGGATGGCGAAGGGCTGGGTCGAGTTCTGGCTGATCTGGGTGGCGGTCGACATCGTCGGCGTGCCGCTGCTGTTCGGCGCTGGGTACTACGCGTCCGGCCTGATGTACATCGTCTACGGGGCGTTCACCCTCACGGGGTTCGTCGTCTGGGCCCGGGGACGCTCCCGCCGCCGGATCCAGCCCGCCGCAGCCGACCTCGGTCTCATCCCGCGCTGA
- a CDS encoding adenylyl cyclase gives MKSIRSRRAVVVLAAFALGVTSVTGLASAASAAPTAAHPTSAAPTSAAPAASTKQHPVSDPRRQDLGPNVVVFDPSMPIADIQARVDAIAAQQVDSEEGTGRYALLFEPGVYGTPTNPLVFQVGYYTEVAGLGQSPKDVTINGQVDVFNRCLTADNCIALDNFWRSMSNLTIAPAGGTGCRANTEFWAVSQASPLRRVDIVGGPLTFMDYCTAGPQYASGGFFADSRAGAVTNGSQQQFLTRDSQVGSWSNGVWNQVFSGVVGAPAQSFPTPPYTTLAATPASKEKPYLYLDQKGAWRVFVPTARTNSSGTTWAAGQTPGRSLSLDSFYVAKPTDSASTIGRQVARGKNLLLTPGVYSIDRSIRIDRANTVVLGLGLATLTAERGSTPIVVGNVPGVDIAGIMIDAGSVNSRSLLQVGSDRGRDDHGRDDHGKKGSDGRGHDDHSSSASNPTALQDVFFRIGGPHVGKATTSLVVNSSHVILDDIWAWRADHGNGVGWTVNTADTGVVVNGDDVTATGLFVEHYQKDNVVWNGERGITIFFQNELPYDAPNQAAWQHDGILGYAGYKVSDRVKTHTLWGGGSYIFTNVDPTIHATHGFEVPVTPGVQLHDLLTVNLGAGTLDHVVNDTGAPATTQAVGTPVSLVSGP, from the coding sequence ATGAAGTCGATCCGTTCTCGCCGCGCGGTCGTCGTGCTCGCGGCCTTCGCTCTCGGGGTGACGTCGGTCACGGGGCTGGCGTCCGCCGCCTCCGCTGCACCCACCGCCGCCCATCCCACCTCAGCCGCACCTACCTCGGCCGCACCCGCGGCGTCCACGAAGCAGCACCCGGTGAGCGACCCGCGTCGACAGGACCTCGGCCCCAACGTCGTCGTCTTCGACCCGAGCATGCCGATCGCCGACATCCAGGCCCGCGTCGACGCCATCGCGGCGCAGCAGGTCGACAGCGAGGAGGGCACCGGCCGCTACGCGCTCCTCTTCGAGCCGGGCGTCTACGGCACGCCGACGAATCCGCTCGTGTTCCAGGTCGGCTACTACACCGAGGTCGCCGGCCTCGGTCAGTCGCCGAAGGACGTCACGATCAACGGCCAGGTCGACGTCTTCAACCGCTGCCTGACGGCCGACAACTGCATCGCTCTGGACAACTTCTGGCGCTCGATGTCGAACCTGACGATCGCCCCGGCAGGAGGCACGGGCTGCCGTGCCAATACCGAGTTCTGGGCCGTCTCGCAGGCCTCGCCCCTGCGGCGCGTCGACATCGTCGGGGGTCCGCTCACGTTCATGGACTACTGCACCGCGGGCCCGCAGTACGCGAGCGGTGGTTTCTTCGCCGATTCGCGCGCAGGAGCCGTGACCAACGGTTCTCAGCAGCAGTTCCTCACGCGGGACAGCCAGGTCGGCAGCTGGTCGAACGGCGTCTGGAACCAGGTCTTCTCGGGTGTCGTCGGGGCGCCGGCCCAGTCGTTCCCGACGCCGCCGTACACGACGCTCGCCGCGACTCCTGCGAGCAAGGAGAAGCCGTACCTCTATCTCGACCAGAAGGGCGCCTGGCGCGTCTTCGTGCCGACCGCTCGCACCAACTCGTCGGGCACGACCTGGGCGGCGGGCCAGACCCCCGGTCGCTCGCTCTCGCTCGACTCCTTCTACGTCGCGAAGCCGACGGACAGCGCCTCGACCATCGGCCGCCAGGTCGCCCGCGGCAAGAACCTGCTGCTGACGCCCGGTGTCTACTCGATCGACCGCAGCATCCGGATCGATCGGGCGAACACCGTCGTCCTGGGCCTCGGCCTCGCGACGCTGACGGCCGAGCGCGGTTCCACGCCGATCGTCGTCGGCAACGTGCCCGGCGTCGACATCGCGGGGATCATGATCGACGCAGGATCCGTCAACTCGCGCTCGCTCCTCCAGGTCGGTTCCGACCGGGGTCGTGACGACCACGGCCGTGACGACCACGGGAAGAAGGGCAGCGACGGCCGCGGACACGACGACCACTCGAGCAGCGCGTCGAACCCGACCGCCCTGCAGGACGTCTTCTTCCGCATCGGCGGCCCGCACGTCGGCAAGGCCACGACGAGCCTCGTCGTCAACAGCAGCCACGTGATCCTCGACGACATCTGGGCCTGGCGGGCGGACCACGGCAACGGCGTCGGCTGGACGGTCAACACGGCCGACACGGGAGTCGTCGTGAACGGCGACGACGTCACCGCGACCGGCCTGTTCGTGGAGCACTACCAGAAGGACAACGTCGTCTGGAACGGGGAGCGCGGCATCACGATCTTCTTCCAGAACGAGCTGCCCTACGACGCCCCGAACCAGGCGGCGTGGCAGCACGACGGGATCCTCGGCTACGCGGGCTACAAGGTCTCCGACCGGGTGAAGACCCACACGCTCTGGGGCGGAGGGTCGTACATCTTCACGAACGTCGATCCGACGATCCACGCGACGCACGGGTTCGAGGTGCCGGTGACTCCGGGGGTCCAGCTCCACGACCTCCTCACCGTGAACCTCGGTGCGGGCACGCTCGACCACGTCGTGAACGACACCGGGGCTCCGGCCACCACGCAGGCCGTCGGCACGCCGGTCAGTCTCGTCTCCGGCCCGTAG
- a CDS encoding SDR family oxidoreductase yields the protein MSDRLVWISGAGSGIGRAAAVRAAAAGYDVALSGRRREALDETARLVTEAGGSATVLPVDVTVDGAVEEAAESLRASRGPVTDLVLAAGLNAPARTWADQSLADFTAIVDTNLVATARFVDAVLPGMRAAGGGTVVVVSSFAAWSFQPGAGVAYSASKTALGSLCRSLNDQGAASGVRACHLCPGDVDTDFLSQRPSVPDASQRLAMLTADDVARTVQFVLESPPHVRIDELVVSPVGLR from the coding sequence GTGAGCGACCGGCTGGTGTGGATCTCCGGAGCGGGAAGCGGGATCGGCCGGGCCGCCGCGGTGCGCGCCGCGGCCGCCGGCTACGACGTGGCCCTCAGCGGTCGGCGCCGCGAGGCGCTCGACGAGACGGCGCGGCTCGTGACGGAGGCGGGCGGGAGCGCCACGGTCCTCCCGGTCGACGTGACCGTCGACGGGGCGGTCGAGGAGGCGGCGGAGTCGCTCCGCGCCTCCCGCGGCCCGGTCACCGATCTGGTGCTCGCCGCCGGGCTCAACGCCCCGGCGCGCACCTGGGCCGACCAGAGCCTGGCCGACTTCACCGCCATCGTCGACACCAACCTCGTGGCCACGGCGCGCTTCGTCGACGCGGTGCTGCCGGGCATGCGCGCGGCCGGCGGCGGCACGGTCGTCGTCGTGTCGTCGTTCGCCGCGTGGTCGTTCCAACCGGGCGCAGGAGTCGCCTACTCGGCGAGCAAGACCGCCCTGGGGTCACTCTGCCGCAGCCTCAACGACCAGGGCGCCGCCTCCGGCGTGCGCGCCTGCCACCTCTGCCCGGGCGACGTCGACACGGACTTCCTGTCGCAGCGACCGAGCGTCCCCGACGCGTCGCAGCGGCTGGCGATGCTCACCGCCGACGACGTCGCGCGGACCGTGCAGTTCGTGCTGGAGTCACCGCCGCACGTGCGCATCGACGAGCTGGTCGTGTCGCCCGTCGGTCTGCGCTGA
- a CDS encoding SDR family NAD(P)-dependent oxidoreductase: MQPVDDDASIRIDFTGRVVVVTGAARGIGRVIAEAFLGDGATVVALDLPSAELESFAATSGAAGRADTAECDVTDGTAVDDAVSGILRRHGRIDVVVNNAGINAEGYVEEVPEAAWKRCFDVNVGGIIRVVQAVAPHLRERGSGRIINAASFAAIVPSVGGGVYAASKAAVVQLTRSLAGELGPAGVTVNAYAPGMIPTSINGFAEMAQDAQDVLLDTLTLREWGSPSHVADLVRFLASDSAGYITGTLVDVSGGKLATQIPSKAYDRAATS, translated from the coding sequence ATGCAGCCAGTCGACGACGACGCCTCCATCCGCATCGACTTCACCGGGCGGGTGGTCGTCGTCACGGGCGCCGCGCGCGGCATCGGGCGGGTGATCGCGGAGGCTTTCCTCGGGGACGGCGCGACCGTGGTGGCCCTCGATCTGCCGAGCGCCGAGCTGGAGTCGTTCGCAGCGACGTCGGGAGCCGCGGGCCGAGCGGACACCGCGGAGTGCGACGTGACCGACGGGACGGCCGTCGACGACGCCGTGTCGGGCATCCTGCGTCGCCACGGACGCATCGACGTCGTCGTCAACAACGCGGGCATCAACGCGGAGGGCTACGTCGAGGAGGTTCCCGAGGCGGCGTGGAAACGCTGCTTCGACGTGAACGTGGGCGGCATCATCCGGGTCGTCCAGGCCGTGGCGCCGCACCTCCGTGAGCGCGGGAGCGGTCGCATCATCAACGCCGCGTCGTTCGCGGCCATCGTCCCGAGCGTCGGCGGCGGTGTCTACGCCGCCTCCAAGGCCGCCGTGGTGCAGCTCACCAGGTCTCTCGCCGGGGAGCTCGGCCCCGCAGGAGTCACGGTGAACGCCTACGCGCCCGGCATGATCCCCACCTCGATCAACGGCTTCGCCGAGATGGCGCAGGATGCCCAGGACGTCCTCCTCGACACCCTCACCCTGCGCGAGTGGGGGTCGCCGTCGCACGTGGCCGATCTCGTGCGTTTCCTGGCGAGCGACTCCGCCGGGTACATCACCGGAACGCTCGTCGACGTGAGCGGCGGGAAACTCGCCACGCAGATCCCCTCGAAGGCCTACGACAGGGCGGCGACCTCGTGA
- a CDS encoding tyrosine-protein phosphatase: MTQESTLANLRPVGDPDLQRGRRRTVFRSNTGDVDPGAYPSTVAHVVDLRRQDEIDVLPHPLRDRAGYRAVPFFDPAQSVEGPTDLELEGQYDDWIDRHRRTIALVFHALAETDGDVVVCCSAGKDRTGVVSALLARLWGADLDVIGVDYARTGPALADRFRRELAESDDLAYTRRMHRCVPETAQHLVREVERRFGSVAGYLRSLGLADAEIARL, translated from the coding sequence ATGACGCAGGAGTCGACCCTCGCCAACCTCCGCCCCGTCGGAGACCCCGACCTGCAGCGCGGGCGGCGCCGCACCGTGTTCCGGTCGAACACCGGCGACGTCGATCCGGGCGCCTATCCGTCCACGGTCGCGCACGTCGTCGACCTGCGGCGACAGGACGAGATCGACGTCCTGCCCCATCCGCTCCGCGACCGGGCGGGCTACCGTGCGGTGCCGTTCTTCGACCCCGCGCAGTCCGTCGAAGGGCCGACCGACCTCGAGCTCGAAGGCCAGTACGACGACTGGATCGACCGGCACCGTCGCACCATCGCCCTCGTCTTCCACGCGCTGGCCGAGACCGACGGCGACGTCGTCGTCTGCTGCTCGGCGGGAAAGGACCGCACCGGGGTCGTGAGCGCCCTCCTCGCGCGACTCTGGGGCGCCGACCTCGACGTGATCGGCGTCGACTACGCGCGCACGGGGCCGGCGCTCGCGGACCGTTTCCGGCGCGAGCTCGCCGAGTCGGACGATCTCGCGTACACGCGGCGCATGCACCGGTGCGTGCCGGAGACGGCGCAGCACCTCGTCCGCGAGGTCGAGCGGCGCTTCGGCTCCGTCGCCGGGTACCTGCGGTCGCTGGGTCTGGCGGACGCGGAGATCGCGCGGCTCTGA
- a CDS encoding GntR family transcriptional regulator, with product MPVPTRESPAIPTRDLRSDHVFDLLRDDIVRGRLAPGERLHDQELAARLGFSRGTVRTALLRLRHLGLVESVPNRFTRVTPLDLDRYLDTQEVARALYMFAVRSATPKLRDDEIAALRRWATKLGHGRRSVDGEAIFSGAFAGGFLRVFVRAADNVPLERTLDRLTPHLERMSGIHAHLLPVDLVDASFAAVVEAAARRDADAAADEMEAFHDGALAVFRERLAELPEFARA from the coding sequence ATGCCCGTCCCGACGCGTGAATCACCGGCGATCCCGACGCGCGACCTTCGCAGCGACCACGTGTTCGACCTCCTCCGCGACGACATCGTGCGCGGCCGACTCGCCCCTGGGGAGCGCCTCCACGACCAGGAACTCGCCGCCCGGCTGGGCTTCTCGCGCGGCACCGTCCGCACGGCGCTGCTGCGGCTCCGCCACCTCGGCCTCGTGGAGTCGGTGCCGAACCGCTTCACGCGCGTGACACCGCTCGATCTCGACCGCTACCTCGACACGCAGGAGGTGGCGCGGGCCCTGTACATGTTCGCCGTGCGCTCGGCCACGCCCAAGCTCCGCGACGACGAGATCGCCGCGCTCCGACGGTGGGCGACGAAGCTCGGTCACGGCCGCCGTTCAGTCGACGGCGAGGCCATCTTCTCGGGCGCGTTCGCGGGCGGGTTCCTGCGCGTCTTCGTCCGGGCCGCCGACAACGTGCCGCTCGAGCGGACGCTCGACCGTCTGACCCCGCACCTGGAGCGCATGAGCGGGATCCACGCGCACCTCCTCCCCGTCGACCTCGTGGACGCCTCGTTCGCGGCCGTCGTCGAGGCCGCCGCCCGGCGGGACGCCGACGCTGCGGCGGACGAGATGGAGGCGTTCCACGACGGGGCGCTCGCCGTCTTCCGCGAGCGACTCGCCGAGCTGCCGGAGTTCGCACGGGCATGA